In Lathyrus oleraceus cultivar Zhongwan6 chromosome 2, CAAS_Psat_ZW6_1.0, whole genome shotgun sequence, the DNA window TAGAACAGATAAGAATCAGAAATGACTGAAAAACCTTTACATTTACAAAGATGGTGACAATGTACTATTCTTCCTACTGATGCAATTTATGATGGAATCCTCTTGAGCCTCTAGATTGATAAAGCTCCAACCTACTCTTGGCTTCTTGCAACAATGCCTCAAGGGTTTCTTCATGTTGCATGAAAGATTGCTTGGATGCCCATTCAAGCACTCCGAGAACCTCGGCAAGAGCGAGTTCTTCGCTATCCGGCACGTGCAATGCAATGTAGGAAAGCAGAACCAATGCTGGAACCTGATGTTCTCCGAAATACACAAGCTGAATCAAATGTTTTGCGCCGCCTGCGCTAATAATTGCCTTGGAGTGATCAACATGAAGGTAGTTTTCACTTCCGGCAAATTTCCTGAGCGCGATCGCCGCCTCCCTGGAAACCTCCGCCTCTCCTTCGTCAAGAAGTTTCACCAACGGACCGATCATCCTTGTCTCGGTAGCCTTGAATGTCCTTGCTAAATTCCCAATCGCCTTGACGCAAGGAATGAGGAGATCTGAATCTGGTTTCTCGATTATCTTAAGCACTTGATCAACAACTGCTTTGCAGGCAGGAGAATTAGGCTTAAATGCTGATTTCCTCAATTCAGCATCTTTCTCAGCAACCGCAGTAATCTCCATCAACGCCATCGCTGAATTGTACTGCACAGCCTCCGGTCCTTTCTCAAGTAAAACAGCAAAACACAGCAAAGCCCTTGATTCTGTTATGCTGCGACAAATCACCACGTTACCCTTAGCCAAATGCCATAGAGCTCTTGCTGCCATTTCCTTCATACTTGCCTTAGTCTCCGCGTCTTCAAATTCCCTTCCCTTCATGTTAATTCCCGAATGCGAATAGTTTCTCTGATGATTATTATGACTTCCCTGCTTACCATTACCAAGTCCATTGCCATTAGGAGGATTGGAATTGGACAAAAAGTTCTGATTTTGATTTGCTTCATCTCCCTGAGTAGGCTTGGAAGCAGCATGTTTCGCCATAGTGCTTGTGATCACTCTATGTAGATTTCTAGGTCTTTCCCCCAACGGATGATGCGACACGCGACCTTGTTTGTTGTTTCCGTTTCCGCCACCAACACCATCGTCTCCATTTTCATTCCCCTTCTTTGGATTAAGATTAGAAgttgaattattattattattgttagCCATAACAACAGCAGCATGAATCGAAGTCGCTTTCATGCTAACAACAGCATATTTACTATGTTCTTCAACTGTTTCAAAAGCAAGATGACCAACAAGCAACCTTATAATATTATGCTGCGCAAAAAGATCCTGACATTTAGGATAATTAGCAACAAGTTCAGAAACAGCCCAAGCAACAACACCTTGAACTTTCATCGGACCTTCTTTAAGAATTTTCGCAAACACCGAACAAACACCAGCATGAATCATATGTTCAACGCATTCTGAGTCACGACCAAGAAGGCCAATAGCTCTAGCAGCATTCTCTTGTCCATCCATTTTCCCTTCCTTGATCAGCTTCAAAAGTGGCCCCACCCCACCTTCTTCAATGATAAGCTTCCCGTAACGATCACTCCCACGCGCCAGCGACACGAGGGAAGCCGCCGCGTCAGAGCGATCTTCTTGTGAACCGGTGTAAAGTATAGCGATCTGTTCCCAAATGAAACAGAGAATAGGCTCGTTGGCGGCGATCGGAGGAAGTCCGAGATACTCGCCACCACGGTCGTCGGCAGGGGCGGAGACACGGAGCAGCCATGAAACATCTCCGATGGAGTTTTCGAGATGAGAAGATGTTTTACGGAAAGCGGCGGCGGGGATGATGGTGAAGACACGTTTCATGATACCATTGGCACGACATTTTAGGACTAAGGAAAGTGCTTTGTCGAGTACCTGTTCGGTTTCTTCGATGATCCGTTTTGTAGGACGTTCATATAGATCGGAGCTGGCTCTTGCTGCTTGCCGGAGAAGAGCGGCGAGCTTCTCCGTCTTGGATTTGAGTTCTCCGCATTCTTGCTTGAAGGAACTCGCTTCATCTGCGGCTTTTGTTACTTGGTCTGCTAACTGGATCGGTTTTGCTAATATTTGTTTCACTATGTCACCCATTGATGATGGATCAAAAACGAGGTTTGTTTTGATTTGGACTAtgtttgtgttgtgttgttaGTTGTGTTGTGTTTGGTGAAGATGGTGGATAAATGAATGGTTGAATTGAATGGAAGTGATTTTTACGAAGTCAAACGCGCTTATACCACCTCACTGAGATTTTCAAGAGTTTCTTCTCGCAGCCCCCAAAACTTGTTTGCATTGAGTTTTCAGATTTGGACAACTGTTAGTTTAAAATTCATTTCCCATAATCAATTTTATTCACAACTTTAATATGTGAATAGACAGAATTTTGTGAGTATAGGTCCACATAATTATTCTTTGCAAATTGATTGATACTCCCTCTCTACCTATAATATAGAATCTGTTGGAGCATTTAACATAAATtacaaaaatatatataattaaaaattaaataattgtgtttttattatattattttaattttttaaaaataaaataatattaaatattattGTTTAATTTGAAAAAAGTATGGTACCTAATTAAATTTAAGGATATCGAGATATTCATTTAATATTTAATTGTGTAGGTAATAGTTATAAGTCTAAAATGTAAAGAATTTTTTTTATCTGCTTATCAGTTGGGTAGAGTataaatttttaataattattcatattttctatttttaatttAATGTTAATTACTTTATTTTAAAGATATCCCCTATTAATATGTAGCTTTctaaatttaatattttttactTTGTATTTATtgtaaaaataaatatattaatagATAATAAGAGTATTTTAATAAAGATATAATTTACTAATAATTCATATTTTTAATAGGCTTAAATAGTTTTTTAATTCTTATAATTtaacatattttttatttttatctgTATTTTTTTCTTCGGTAGATTTTAATTTTATAgattaaaattaaataaaatttaaaattttattaaaaataatatatagATGAAAAATAAAAACACGTAAATTTATCGAAaacaaaattatttaaatatttttaatatgtGAAGTATTTGGAAACATTTTTTTTTTTACTCAAGTATTTGGATGAGTTAATCATTTAGATGGATGAAGACTTATCTTTTAGATAGATGTTAAATGAATGTCGCATTAATGGGGGAAGGTATTCTTTCAAAGAAACAATTAATGGGATGTTGAAATGTTCATTCAGTGTGGCATATGTTTGGATAATTATGAAATGTATATAAATAAACTTTTGAATTACTTTAGAAAAAGTATcatttattaataatataaaaatttaaaaaatgaGTTTTATTGTTTATGGAATAAATTATAGTTGCAGTTGTTCATtgtaaaaaaatattaaaaattacATAACATAATTTATATAGCAATATAATATTTCATTCTGCATTTGGACATTGATATTAAAGCACCAATGTCATGCATTGCATGATTTTTGAATGCTTTGAGGGAAATCTGCAGCGATGTATGGTAAAAAAGGACCAATTTGTTGGCATCACTGATAAAAACAAAGGTAGGAAACCAGACAAAGTTGCTTGAAAACATGGTGACAAAACAACATTATACTAATGTTAATAATTACGTGGCAAAAAGTTTTCAATCTTAGTATCTTACATACACAGTCACTGGATTGGTTTCTTTATTATATTTGGGCTAACTAACATTACATAGCTATGAGCTACTTTAACTTACAACAATTATCAATGAAACAAATAGAAACAACCAAAGATATTCAGTGTTCCTGCATCTTTAATTTGAACAGCCCTTCACATTGGTACAACCTTTGGTGGAAGCATCCTCTTTTGGACTATCGTATAAAAAAAACTAGAAAAGGAATAGTGAATGTCTATGTCATGACAATTTGTGCAAACATTACTTGATTTGAACATTTTCATCATGTCAAACTTGACAAAAGATTACGGTTCAAAAATTGAAGTTGGTACTTATAAAGCAGAGCAAAAAGAGGTTAGGCATCATCTCTGGAAACTTTAGAAACACTCATCATTGTCACCGTACTACAAAATCGTCCTCGGGTAAATCAAATTGAcataaatagaaaagaaatacaAAAATGACTAAATTTGTGCGTTTTTTTAATTCACTTTTGTGGTAACGTAATTTAAGACTATGTTAAGTTTAATGAGAGTTTTAGGATTCAGATTCAATTTTGAAAATGCAACGTTATTAAATTTTGTTAAGATAGCTTTATCATCCATTTCTGATTTGTAATGTGACGTCTCCTATTTAAAAGAGTTTAATGTTCATGTTGATTCTTACCTAAAAAGTATCAAGTCGTTGCATAATAAACAAGAGTCTTGTTAAAAACTCATGTTTTTATGGGAGAGAGAAAAGAGTGCACTCTACTATTATTTTAAATGTATTTGAACCTAACATGCATGAAAAATACATAGATAAAATCAGTTGGCCTTATTAAAAAATATGTAGGGTAATAAAAAGAGTATCATGTTTATTattaaaaaaggaaaagaaattaaTTGAAGTGAAATTCCATGTTCTAAGGAACACTTTGCCTTTTTAGAGTTTCTAACAAATATTCACATGTTGAAAATATTTAGACTTAGCTTCCCTCTTTTCAATGAGCCCACATGGTGATGGAGGATGACATTTCATTCCTTTGTCTTTCTAATATGAGGATAAGTATGAGTATTGATATGTATTCTTTGTGTAGCTCGAGTCTTCTTCGTGGTATATTCTCCGATGTGTACTATTTCACTCATTTTGTCAACTAAGTCAAAGTTTCTCTCCGAGGCAACCCTATTATCATCTTTCTATGTGTGCATTTTAGTTGGGAAAATCAATTTACGCTTGTATCATTGTGTCTGAGTGATAAACCAACTTGAAATGTGTTTCATTTATGGATGTGAGTGGGACATGGGATATGTGACGCACTGCGAAAAATACCTgagcgcatcgcacgctcgaagatacaacagagtcgccaccgaactttatttatttcaaggaaagagaaaatatcgataaaacctagGGGAAGATaaaaaagggtaaggaagtcggttatcCAGGGGGGGGTATTAACACCTCTCAcatttgttgtactcaacgggaaccattttgattgttctttgcgCAAATGCGTGTTATTATCTAAAGATTATTTGCGGAATGCTAAAAGGGGAAAAATAAGCTAAataattagtgtgctcgccaaggattcaaactctcgttcttatgtattctcatagtgcaatgagaaaatcacAGCTTCGTAGTTCGTGGAAGAAAATACATATGTGTCAGTAGATTTTAGGAAACAATTATAATCATATCCTAGATGTGCTTCGACATTAGCTGATTCTGACCCTTTTTTGGGTGCTCTAAGCTTTTAGTCTGACTGCTAAGGAACGAATTATAACAGTTATTTTATGAAAAGAAAGAAAACTTATTTTGAAAAAGTTTGAGtgataaaagaaaaagaaatagttgattgaatagaaaaagaaaagagagaatTGCTTGAATGGAGAAAGGTGTTGTTTGAATTGTAAAAGAAATTGTGAAATGAGGAAAGTGTTGGGAAATGAGAAAGGTGTTGTAAAAGTGTGATGACAGTATTGTTTGgaccattgtgtgttgtttgaaTCCATAAGGTAGGTGTCTTTGAACCAAAAAGTGTGGTGGTAATCAATAGATGATGTGGCCAAATAaggaaaaaaaaaaagaatgacGGTAACCAATAAATAGTGTGGCCAAAGAGAAAAAAAGAGTATGGCGATAACCGATAAATGGTATGGCCAAAGAGAAAAAAAATGTGGCGATAACTAATAAATGGTGTGGCCAAGAGAAAAAAGATTATGGTGGTAACCAATAAATGGTGTGGCCAAAGAGAAAAAAAGTGTGGTGCTAACCAATAGATATGTGGCCAACAAATCGTGGTTCAGAGATGGGTTTTTAACCATGATATGATTAACCCAAAGACGTATGGATGCCAAAGAGAATTGCATTTGATCTagttgttgatgttgattattgCAGTGTTGAGGTGTCTATGAACGGAGGTGAATACTTTGAATAATTGGGGCTTATGTCCCCTATTCAAAAGGTACTCAGAACAAGGATATGAATAATCCATTTCTTCCTTCTCCGTTGCTTAAGACTCGTGGCGCACAATTCACATTGTGACCGACAAGTGTTGAAGATGAATCTTTTTATTATGCTTGATGTCCATAATCTTCACCCTTGAGATCTTGCATGAGAAACGTGACTTGACTTGAGGTCCAGGTGCATGTATAGAGATCTAatcctatcaagtgatcaagatACTTTTGATTACTTGATTGGATAGATGATCATGTAAAGGTGAAGTGATTAATTGATTAAAACTGACTTTGATCAATCAATTTGGGCATGAATCCAGAACTATAAGCACATAGATTTTAACTAAATATAGTATCCTAAAGAAATCAAAGATGTTAACATGCTTAATTTCCACAAGTTAAtctaaaatgaaaatgaacaaatatttgttattttctaaaaacattttaattccaaaaattaaATGATTAATTCTAAACTAAGGtgtattattatttttattatttttttcaaaatagattaaacaattaaaatttaaattttaagTATCATTTTTAAAGGTATGTTTATCTTAATAAAATGTGATAAAAATGTATTAAGAtgtattaaaaaaataaaaatgataacAAACTAGAAAAGATGTTAGAACACAAAGACTAAAGATAtgcaaaagaaaataaaaggaaaggaaaaataaGAAGAAGGGGGTGCAATGGTAAAAAGGGCGTAATCAATAACTGGGGCGTAGGTCCAATGTCAACTTAAAGCCTAGTTGTGGCCTTGTTGAATTGTTCCAGCCAGGGGGTGCAGTGTGTAACAATgttgtgttggtgtaagccctagaggccaatacttttggtacttgtatcgaattatttattaataataaaaggctttttctttattatgtttgtctaataaagtccctaagtatccatagtcgagctttattgtgaagtgggataacattaaagcattaagactattatgtatatagactgatgatcacatctcatggatcatggataaggagttatcaagtcttaaacataagtatgaatattaagagtaatatttatactggattgacccgctatgagaatactatatagaatgttatgcaaaatgtcataagttattctcatggtgataatggtgtataccacccttcgacctgaaaccactatggaccctagatgtagagtcgagtgccttattgctgatcaaacattgtccgtcttattgctgatcaaacattgtccgtaactggatgaccataaagacagttgatgggtactccacgaagcatgctaagggacatgagtgacctagatggaatttgtccatcctgcataacaggatgaatgtctatgggcccaatataaactggacaaggatgacacggtctatgccttgtgttcaatatagacataagggcaaaagggtaattatacacataagtattatcataaaaggatttgtcatatcacatgatattttcgtgtcttgggtagcagtgatgtgttgctagataccgctcactatttattatgttaaatatgtgatttaatataattgccaatgccgcgaaaacctacagggtcacacacaaaaggacggattgatgagagatagagtaactaaggaataccgtaatgtacggtgcccttaagtgaattatagaacatcgtaaggtacggtgtacttaagtagaatacgaaatgtggtaaggtaccacgcacttaagtgattttggcatattataagatatgggccacatacacttgagtgggctttttagcttgcagcccacacaagtggttctataaatagaacccttgtgtagaagccTTTGTGCAGTTccaattttgtttctctctcactctctcacttaaagccttcattcgtagcagctagcactgagattgaaggaatctgttcgtgtgaactgagtagaggcgttgtcatcgttcaacgttcgtgatcgctccgtagatctgcatcaaaggttacaatcgccacaagaggtaacgattctatcactgatcatgcccattcgtaaggatcaataaaggagaaattttaaattccgctgcgttttggatcgcttTTCTCCTTCATGTTGTTGATAGCAAAAGTAATGTGGGCTTAACAGAAAGCCCAAAGAATTGTTGTACCCAGTAGGAGGGAGGGTGTGAGGCTGCTAAGAGGTATAAACATCTATTTCAGTGGGATAAAGGCTTATTGAGACCAACACGCATCATCCAAGAGTGGGCAAGGAGTTATGAACAACTCCATTCCATTTTCCTTGTTTACATCGTTTTTCCAGCCAAACCTTTCATCCACTTCCTCCGCCGCACCGGAAATCGTCTTCGGCAGCGACAGAGCTTCAATTAACCTTAATCACCCACCAAAATAAGTGTCTCCACTCCTCCTCTTGCAATCCATCAACATCTCTCCATAAATCTTACCACACAAACTAAATCGAACGAAATGGCGTACGGACCCTAAAACTACCAACTAAAATTAACCGATGAAGATGAACTATCTAGAGTCCAAACCTTAGGGGTTTAGCTCCCAAGGGTGACGTCTACATCATGGTAAAAGGAATAAAGCGAGAAAAAGGGATATtactgaaggagaattgtcatccaaggggcagcggaatttaaaaatttctcctttaatgatccttacgaatgggcatgattagtgatagaatcgttacctcttgtggtgaccacgaacgttgaacgatgacaacgcctctactcagtccacacgaacggattccttcaatctcagtgctagctgctacgaatgaaggctttgagtgagagagagagagagagagagaaacgaaaatgcaatcaagagtgacaatgcttctacgcaaaggttatatttatagaaccacttgtgtgggctgcaagctaaaaagcccacttaagtgtattttggcccatatcttataatatgcccaaaatcacttaagcgtgtggtaccttaccatatttcgtattccatttaagtgcaccgtaccttacggtgttccttagttactctatctctcatcaatccgtcctttgtgtgtgaccctataggttttcacggcgttggcaattatattaaatcacgtatttaacataataaacagtgagcggtatctagcaacacatcactgctacccaagacacgaaaaagtcatgtgatctgacaaatccttctgtgataataattatgtgtataattacccttttgcccttatgtctatattgaacacaaggcatagaccgtgtcatccctgtccagttcaatattgggcccatagacatttatcctgttacgcaggatgggcaaattccatctaggtcactcatgtcccttagcatgctttgtggagtacccatcaactgtctttatggttatccaattatggacaatgttggatcagcaataaatcactcgactctacatctagggtccatagtggtttcatgtcgaagagtggtatacaccattatcaccatgagaataacttatgacactttgtataactttctatatagtattctcatagcgggtcaatccggtataaatattactcttaatattcatacctatgtttaagacttgataactccttatccatgatccatgagatgtgatcatcagtctataaacataatagtctccatgctttaatgttatcccacttcacaataaagctcgactacggatactttaagaatagtgtctttatgtttaatgtgctctcatgattaagtcacacttgatacattaaacggactctctattccagggactttattaaacaaacataataaagaaaaagccttttattattaataaataattcgatacaagtaccaaaagtattggcctctagggcttacatcaacaatctcccactagcactagagccaatcaggcatacccctaatgcccatagatctagtatggccatcatgcttctgctgcgcaagaggctttgtcagtgggtcagcaatattgtcaagtgtgggtactctacatattttcacatctcctctatctattatctctcgaatgaggtgataacgcctaagtatgtgtttggatcgttggtga includes these proteins:
- the LOC127120145 gene encoding uncharacterized protein LOC127120145 translates to MGDIVKQILAKPIQLADQVTKAADEASSFKQECGELKSKTEKLAALLRQAARASSDLYERPTKRIIEETEQVLDKALSLVLKCRANGIMKRVFTIIPAAAFRKTSSHLENSIGDVSWLLRVSAPADDRGGEYLGLPPIAANEPILCFIWEQIAILYTGSQEDRSDAAASLVSLARGSDRYGKLIIEEGGVGPLLKLIKEGKMDGQENAARAIGLLGRDSECVEHMIHAGVCSVFAKILKEGPMKVQGVVAWAVSELVANYPKCQDLFAQHNIIRLLVGHLAFETVEEHSKYAVVSMKATSIHAAVVMANNNNNNSTSNLNPKKGNENGDDGVGGGNGNNKQGRVSHHPLGERPRNLHRVITSTMAKHAASKPTQGDEANQNQNFLSNSNPPNGNGLGNGKQGSHNNHQRNYSHSGINMKGREFEDAETKASMKEMAARALWHLAKGNVVICRSITESRALLCFAVLLEKGPEAVQYNSAMALMEITAVAEKDAELRKSAFKPNSPACKAVVDQVLKIIEKPDSDLLIPCVKAIGNLARTFKATETRMIGPLVKLLDEGEAEVSREAAIALRKFAGSENYLHVDHSKAIISAGGAKHLIQLVYFGEHQVPALVLLSYIALHVPDSEELALAEVLGVLEWASKQSFMQHEETLEALLQEAKSRLELYQSRGSRGFHHKLHQ